A region from the Enterobacter roggenkampii genome encodes:
- the recB gene encoding exodeoxyribonuclease V subunit beta, protein MTDTAESLDPLRLPLQGERLIEASAGTGKTFTIAALYLRLLLGLGGNAAFPRPLSVEELLVVTFTEAATAELRGRIRTNIHELRIACLRQSTDNPLYASLLEEIADKQQAAQWLLLAERQMDEASVFTIHGFCQRMLSLNAFESGMLFEQQLIEDESVLRYQACADFWRRHCYPLQRDIAEAVHALWKGPEALLRAIDRYLQGEAPVIKSPPPADETLATRHEKIIAKIADIKQKWMESVGEIDAIIENSGIDRRKFNRGNQGKWIDKVSAWAQEETRGYQLPDALEKFSQRFLAERTKADGIVPEHPLFVAIETLLAEPLTLNDLMIARAMTEIREAVAREKRRRGELGFDDMLSRLDAALCSENGEALAAAIRTRFPVAMIDEFQDTDPQQYRIFRRIWRQQPDTALLLIGDPKQAIYAFRGADIFTYMKARSEVAAHYTLDTNWRSSPGMVESVNALFSRMDTAFMFREIPFQPVKFAPKNASLRFEFNGVTQPAMNFWLLDGEGCGVADYQNAMAQHCAAQIRDWLSAGARGEALLWKGDNPTPVKASDITVLVRSRQEAAFIRDALTLLNIPSVYLSNRDSVFETLEAQEMLWLLQAVLAPERESTLRSALASAMLGLNARDIDALNNDEAAWDAVVEEFVHYRERWQKRGVMAMVRELMAQRHIAENMLATAGGERRLTDILHISELLQEAGTQLESEHALVRWLAQQIADPNSNSSSQQMRLESDKHLVQIVTIHKSKGLEYPLVWLPFIANYRVQDQAFYHDRESFEAVLDLSNAESSVELAEAERLAEDLRLLYVALTRSVWHCSLGVAPLFRRRGEKSGESDFHLSALGRLIQQGEPKDAAGLRQCIESLCTEHVALHIPSLPDNSRWHMPEPHESDLHARQVVRTIADDWRVTSYSGLQQHGQSIAQDLMPKLDVDAAGAGSVPAEPVLTPHQFPRGASPGTFLHSLFEELDFTQPVSEEWVLKMLQSGGYDAQWQPVLTDWIRAVLHAPLTAQGISLSQLTTKDKQVEMEFYLPIASPLRAEALDALIREYDPLSAGCPPLNFRQVQGMLKGFIDLVFRHDGRYYLLDYKSNWLGENSEAYTQQAMASAMQLHRYDLQYQLYTLALHRYLRHRIADYRYDAHFGGVIYLFLRGVDANDPRSGVFSTRPAVELIEKMDNLFAAGTEEMA, encoded by the coding sequence ATGACCGATACCGCTGAGTCCCTTGATCCCTTACGTTTACCTCTGCAGGGTGAACGATTGATTGAAGCCTCAGCGGGAACGGGAAAAACCTTCACCATTGCCGCCCTCTATCTGCGCCTGCTGTTAGGCCTTGGCGGCAACGCCGCTTTTCCACGTCCTTTGAGCGTGGAAGAGCTGCTGGTGGTCACCTTCACCGAGGCCGCTACCGCGGAGCTGCGGGGCCGTATTCGTACCAATATCCACGAGCTGCGCATCGCCTGTCTGCGTCAGAGCACGGATAACCCCCTCTACGCCAGCCTTCTTGAAGAGATTGCCGATAAGCAGCAGGCAGCCCAGTGGCTGCTGCTCGCTGAACGGCAGATGGACGAAGCGTCCGTCTTTACCATTCACGGTTTTTGCCAGCGCATGCTGAGCCTGAACGCGTTCGAGTCCGGTATGCTGTTCGAACAGCAGCTCATTGAAGATGAATCCGTGCTTCGCTATCAGGCCTGCGCGGATTTCTGGCGTCGCCACTGCTACCCCTTACAGCGCGATATTGCCGAAGCGGTACACGCGCTCTGGAAAGGCCCGGAAGCGCTGCTGCGCGCGATCGATCGTTATCTACAGGGGGAAGCGCCGGTCATCAAATCCCCACCGCCGGCAGATGAAACCCTGGCCACGCGGCATGAAAAAATCATCGCGAAAATTGCGGACATCAAGCAAAAATGGATGGAGTCAGTCGGCGAGATTGACGCCATCATCGAAAATTCCGGCATCGATCGTCGCAAGTTCAACCGTGGCAATCAGGGAAAATGGATCGACAAGGTCAGCGCCTGGGCGCAGGAAGAGACGCGGGGCTACCAGCTCCCGGACGCGCTGGAGAAATTCTCCCAACGTTTCCTGGCTGAGCGGACCAAAGCCGACGGCATTGTACCTGAGCATCCCCTGTTTGTGGCGATTGAAACCCTGCTGGCGGAGCCCCTTACGCTCAACGATCTGATGATCGCTCGCGCCATGACGGAAATTCGTGAAGCCGTGGCACGCGAAAAGCGCCGCCGTGGCGAGCTGGGATTCGACGATATGCTGAGCCGCCTGGATGCGGCGCTGTGCAGTGAAAATGGCGAAGCGCTTGCCGCCGCGATTCGCACCCGCTTCCCGGTGGCGATGATAGACGAATTCCAGGACACCGACCCTCAGCAGTACCGCATTTTCCGCCGTATCTGGCGCCAGCAGCCCGACACCGCGCTGCTGTTAATCGGCGATCCGAAACAGGCCATCTACGCCTTCCGCGGTGCGGATATTTTCACCTATATGAAGGCCCGCAGCGAGGTTGCCGCGCACTACACGCTCGATACCAACTGGCGCTCCTCCCCCGGCATGGTGGAAAGCGTCAACGCGCTGTTTAGCCGCATGGATACGGCGTTTATGTTCCGTGAGATCCCGTTTCAGCCGGTAAAATTTGCCCCGAAAAATGCCTCGTTGCGCTTCGAGTTTAACGGCGTGACGCAGCCTGCCATGAACTTCTGGCTGCTGGATGGGGAAGGCTGCGGCGTTGCCGACTATCAAAATGCCATGGCCCAGCACTGTGCTGCGCAAATCCGTGACTGGCTCAGTGCGGGAGCGCGAGGCGAGGCGCTGCTGTGGAAGGGGGATAACCCCACCCCGGTAAAGGCATCGGATATTACGGTGCTGGTGCGCAGCCGTCAGGAGGCCGCATTCATCCGCGACGCCCTGACGTTACTGAATATCCCCTCCGTCTACCTCTCGAACCGCGACAGCGTCTTTGAAACGCTGGAGGCGCAGGAGATGTTATGGCTGCTGCAGGCCGTGCTGGCCCCGGAGCGGGAAAGTACATTGCGCAGCGCATTAGCCAGCGCGATGCTCGGACTGAACGCGCGCGATATTGATGCGCTCAACAATGACGAAGCCGCGTGGGATGCGGTGGTGGAAGAGTTTGTCCACTACCGGGAAAGATGGCAGAAGCGCGGGGTGATGGCGATGGTGCGCGAGCTCATGGCTCAGCGCCACATTGCCGAGAATATGCTGGCTACCGCAGGTGGCGAGCGGCGTTTGACCGATATTTTACACATCAGCGAACTCTTGCAGGAGGCGGGTACGCAGCTGGAGAGCGAGCATGCCCTGGTGCGCTGGCTGGCGCAGCAGATTGCCGATCCGAACAGCAATTCATCCAGCCAGCAGATGCGCCTCGAGAGTGATAAACATCTGGTGCAGATCGTCACCATCCACAAGTCGAAAGGCCTGGAATATCCGCTGGTCTGGCTGCCGTTTATCGCCAATTACCGCGTGCAGGATCAGGCTTTTTACCACGATCGCGAGTCTTTTGAGGCGGTGCTCGATCTCAGCAACGCGGAGTCCAGCGTTGAGCTGGCAGAGGCCGAACGTCTGGCGGAAGATTTACGCCTGCTCTACGTGGCGCTGACCCGCTCGGTCTGGCACTGCAGCCTGGGCGTTGCGCCGCTGTTCCGGCGTCGGGGCGAAAAGAGCGGGGAGAGCGATTTTCATCTGAGCGCGCTGGGGCGGCTTATTCAGCAGGGTGAACCCAAAGACGCGGCGGGCCTGCGCCAGTGCATCGAATCGCTTTGTACTGAGCATGTTGCCCTGCATATTCCATCGCTGCCCGACAACAGCCGCTGGCACATGCCGGAGCCGCACGAGTCAGATCTCCATGCCCGTCAGGTGGTACGTACGATTGCCGACGACTGGCGCGTGACCAGCTACTCTGGCTTACAGCAGCACGGGCAGAGTATTGCGCAGGATCTGATGCCAAAACTGGACGTGGATGCCGCAGGCGCCGGTAGCGTACCCGCTGAGCCGGTGCTGACGCCGCACCAGTTCCCGCGCGGCGCCTCGCCGGGCACGTTTTTACACAGCCTGTTTGAAGAGCTGGATTTTACCCAGCCGGTTTCCGAAGAGTGGGTGCTGAAGATGCTACAGAGCGGTGGTTACGACGCGCAATGGCAGCCGGTTCTCACCGACTGGATCCGCGCGGTTCTGCACGCCCCGCTCACGGCCCAGGGGATCTCGCTTAGCCAGTTGACCACCAAAGATAAGCAGGTGGAGATGGAGTTTTACCTCCCCATCGCCAGCCCGCTCAGGGCCGAGGCGCTTGATGCGTTGATCCGCGAGTACGATCCGCTGTCCGCCGGATGCCCGCCGCTGAACTTCCGCCAGGTGCAGGGAATGCTAAAAGGCTTTATCGACCTCGTTTTCCGCCACGACGGGCGCTACTACCTGCTGGATTACAAGTCGAACTGGCTGGGCGAAAACAGCGAAGCCTATACCCAACAGGCGATGGCGTCGGCTATGCAACTGCATCGCTACGATCTGCAGTACCAGCTTTATACCCTGGCGCTGCACCGTTACCTGCGCCATCGTATTGCCGATTACCGTTACGACGCGCATTTTGGCGGCGTGATTTACCTGTTCCTGCGCGGCGTGGATGCCAACGACCCGCGTTCCGGCGTCTTTAGCACGCGTCCGGCTGTGGAACTGATTGAAAAAATGGATAACCTGTTTGCCGCAGGCACGGAGGAGATGGCATGA